A genome region from Anopheles stephensi strain Indian chromosome 2, UCI_ANSTEP_V1.0, whole genome shotgun sequence includes the following:
- the LOC118503966 gene encoding CDK5RAP1-like protein — protein sequence MSTLARNSTLFRLGRTMLAKRACLRSQFFSSLKNAAHLKEGPSLQDFIRSSTDPGSVYIASRNEPVPYIAPETLRGQKRKVFLEVYGCQMNASDTEIVWSILKTHDYQRTVNVKEADIVLMMTCAIREGAEDTVWNRLKHLRQLKQKREANDDRPLQIGVLGCMAERLKKQLVEKEHSVDVVAGPDAYKDLPRLLAIGQKGQKAINVLLSLDETYADVVPVKLDRKSKTAYVSIMRGCDNMCSYCIVPFTRGKERSRPIKSIRDEVLQLENEGIREITLLGQNVNSYRDTSGQMPGDAPKEATLLAPGFRTVYKSKLGGLRFAELLSELAEAVPEMRIRFTSPHPKDFPRDVLETIAKYPNVCNSLHLPAQSGNTQVLERMRRGYTREAYLNLVKEVRTIIPNVTLSSDFICGFCGETEPEFADTVTLIESVGYHAAFLFAYSMREKTTAHRRYSDDVPGDVKQERLRRMIVAFRSEAERLNRQFIDRTELILVEGYSKRSRTDLAGRNDGNVKVIIPAGPIRSNREGNCNDLRPIGVGDYVAVRISESNSQILKGEPLYHTTLREFYAVR from the exons ATGAGCACCTTAGCAAGAAACTCCACACTATTCCGACTGGGGCGAACGATGTTAGCGAAAAGAGCATGCTTACGCAGCCAATTCTTCAGCAGTCTAAAAAATGCAGCCCACCTTAAGGAGGGTCCATCTTTGCAAGACTTTATTCGCAGCTCAACCGACCCCGGAAGCGTCTACATTGCCAGCCGCAATGAGCCCGTACCTTACATTGCACCTGAAACGCTCCGTGGACAGAAAAGGAAAGTGTTTCTCGAGGTGTACGGTTGCCAGATGAATGCCAGCGATACGGAGATCGTATGGTCCATCCTAAAGACGCACGACTACCAACGGACGGTAAACGTAAAGGAGGCGGACATTGTCCTCATGATGACATGCGCGATACGGGAAGGGGCCGAAGATACGGTTTGGAATCGGCTTAAACACTTACGCCAGCTGAAACAGAAACGTGAAGCAAACGATGACCGTCCCCTACAGATCGGTGTGCTCGGATGTATGGCGGAACGGTTAAAAAAGCAGCTGGTAGAAAAGGAACACTCCGTGGACGTTGTGGCTGGGCCGGATGCGTACAAGGATTTGCCCCGGCTGCTAGCGATCGGACAGAAAGGCCAGAAAGCGATAAATGTACTGCTTTCGCTGGATGAAACGTACGCGGATGTGGTTCCGGTAAAGCTAGATCGTAAGTCGAAAACGGCTTACGTTTCCATCATGCGTGGTTGCGATAACATGTGCTCGTACTGTATCGTTCCCTTTACCCGCGGGAAGGAACGCTCGCGCCCAATCAAATCGATCCGCGATGAAGTGTTGCAGCTGGAAAATGAAGGCATACGGGAAATAACGTTGCTGGGACAGAATGTGAACAGCTATCGTGATACGAGCGGTCAAATGCCCGGAGATGCGCCCAAAGAGGCAACGCTGCTAGCACCCGGGTTCCGTACCGTTTACAAAAGCAAGCTGGGTGGCCTTCGATTTGCCGAATTGCTTTCCGAGCTGGCCGAGGCTGTCCCCGAGATGCGGATCCGCTTTACATCGCCCCACCCGAAAGATTTCCCGCGGGATGTGCTGGAAACGATCGCAAAGTACCCGAACGTTTGCAACAGCTTACACTTACCGGCCCAATCGGGCAATACGCAGGTGTTGGAACGCATGAGACGGGGCTATACACGGGAAG CGTATTTAAACCTCGTAAAGGAAGTGCGTACCATCATACCGAACGTAACGCTGTCGAGTGATTTCATCTGCGGGTTCTGTGGCGAAACGGAGCCCGAATTTGCCGATACGGTTACGCTTATCGAGTCGGTTGGCTATCACGCAGCGTTCCTGTTTGCTTACAGTATGCGTGAAAAAACTACAGCCCACCGGCGATACAGTGATGATGTACCGGGGGATGTAAAGCAGGAACGTCTTCGCAGGATGATTGTAGCTTTCCGGAGCGAAGCGGAACGTTTAAATCGACAGTTTATCGATCGGACGGAACTGATACTGGTGGAAGGATACAGTAAACGATCGCGCACGGATCTTGCCGGTCGAAACGATGGAAATGTCAAAGTAATTATACCGGCCGGTCCGATACGGTCCAATCGGGAGGGCAATTGTAACGATTTAAGGCCGATCGGAGTTGGGGATTACGTTGCGGTACGAATCAGTGAATCAAACTCACAGATCCTGAAGGGCGAACCGTTGTACCATACGACGTTGCGGGAGTTTTACGCTGTTCGATGA